In Pieris napi chromosome 2, ilPieNapi1.2, whole genome shotgun sequence, the following proteins share a genomic window:
- the LOC125063019 gene encoding uncharacterized protein LOC125063019 isoform X11, with translation MQSMSDNAIDKMSPEDRCNPVKAVKIGYPAICRAIVRAHRRQPAKSLIAMNTLSKIYQSEANEILKECSKLDRMLIRKNNPEAETESNSTVSIEKIMSGIKSARKESNVSEESTSEELLSWSRGNTEENKSSHKTLQPIIESTDGDIYEETPSMEDPSKLNDATIDDEELFTEKNPGNNIDAAGSEMITSTRRNSSKQKTTNSNESISTTKGIAGTPSKVTKTSKLKINPSKLNDATIDDEELSTEKNPGNNIDAAESEMITSTRRNSSKQKTTNSNDPSKLNDATIDDEELFTEKNPGNNIDAAESEMITSTRRNSSKQKPTNSNETLKEDLSGSRKRTRTSSRAIGTQTEEDTQPSSSRQRIQKPLLPSLPFGQLVVIDENGTPCKLVTMSINPKYFTNFNK, from the exons atgcagtCGATGTCTGACAATGCGATCGACAAAATGAGCCCTGAAGATCGTTGTAATCCGGTGAAAGCAGTGAAAATTGGTTATCCGGCAATATG TCGGGCAATCGTCCGAGCTCATCGTCGGCAACCTGCTAAAAGTTTAATTGCTATGAATACACTTTCTAAGATCTATCAATCAGAAGCTAACGAAATCCTCAAAG AGTGCAGCAAACTAGATCGAATGTTGATACGAAAAAATAATCCAGAAGCTGAAACTGAGAGTAATTCGACGGTGTCAATCGAAAAAATTATGTCTGGGATAAAATCGGCTCGAAAAGAATCTAATGTTAGTGAAGAATCGACTTCAGAGG AATTGCTGTCATGGAGCCGAGGTAATACGGAGGAAAATAAATCATCACATAAGACACTGCAACCCATCATAGAATCTACTGATGGTGACATATATGAAGAAACACCGTCAATGGAAG ATCCTTCAAAGTTGAACGATGCGACAATCGATGATGAAGAATTGTTTACTGAAAAAAACCCTGGTAACAATATTGACGCTG ccGGATCTGAAATGATAACTTCAACTCGACGCAATTCTTCAAAACAGAAGACAACAAATTCAAATg AATCAATATCAACTACAAAAGGCATAGCTGGAACCCCTTCAAAAGTAACTAAGAcatcaaaactaaaaataa ATCCTTCAAAGTTGAACGATGCGACAATCGATGATGAAGAATTGTCTACTGAAAAAAACCCTGGTAACAATATTGACGCTG cgGAATCTGAAATGATAACTTCAACTCGACGCAATTCTTCAAAACAGAAGACGACAAATTCAAATG ATCCTTCAAAGTTGAACGATGCGACAATCGATGATGAAGAATTGTTTACTGAAAAAAACCCTGGTAACAATATTGACGCTG cCGAATCTGAAATGATAACTTCAACTCGACGCAATTCTTCAAAACAGAAGCCAACAAATTCAAATg AAACGTTGAAAGAAGATTTATCAGGGTCAAGGAAGAGAACAAGAACATCTTCGCGTGCAATTGGCACACAGACGGAAGAAGACACACAA CCTTCGTCAAGTCGCCAGCGCATACAAAAGCCTCTACTACCTTCTCTTCCATTTGGGCAACTTGTTGTCATTGATGAGAATGGAACTCCATGTAAACTTGTCACTATGTCAATAAACCCAAAATactttactaattttaataaatag
- the LOC125063019 gene encoding uncharacterized protein LOC125063019 isoform X16, with translation MQSMSDNAIDKMSPEDRCNPVKAVKIGYPAICRAIVRAHRRQPAKSLIAMNTLSKIYQSEANEILKECSKLDRMLIRKNNPEAETESNSTVSIEKIMSGIKSARKESNVSEESTSEELLSWSRGNTEENKSSHKTLQPIIESTDGDIYEETPSMEDPSKLNDATIDDEELSTEKNPGNNIDAAGSEMITSTRRNSSKQKTTNSNDPSKLNDATIDDEELSTEKNPGNNIDAAESEMITSTRRNSSKQKTTNSNDPSKLNDATIDDEELFTEKNPGNNIDAAESEMITSTRRNSSKQKPTNSNETLKEDLSGSRKRTRTSSRAIGTQTEEDTQPSSSRQRIQKPLLPSLPFGQLVVIDENGTPCKLVTMSINPKYFTNFNK, from the exons atgcagtCGATGTCTGACAATGCGATCGACAAAATGAGCCCTGAAGATCGTTGTAATCCGGTGAAAGCAGTGAAAATTGGTTATCCGGCAATATG TCGGGCAATCGTCCGAGCTCATCGTCGGCAACCTGCTAAAAGTTTAATTGCTATGAATACACTTTCTAAGATCTATCAATCAGAAGCTAACGAAATCCTCAAAG AGTGCAGCAAACTAGATCGAATGTTGATACGAAAAAATAATCCAGAAGCTGAAACTGAGAGTAATTCGACGGTGTCAATCGAAAAAATTATGTCTGGGATAAAATCGGCTCGAAAAGAATCTAATGTTAGTGAAGAATCGACTTCAGAGG AATTGCTGTCATGGAGCCGAGGTAATACGGAGGAAAATAAATCATCACATAAGACACTGCAACCCATCATAGAATCTACTGATGGTGACATATATGAAGAAACACCGTCAATGGAAG ATCCTTCAAAGTTGAATGATGCGACAATCGATGACGAAGAATTGTCTACTGAAAAAAACCCTGGTAACAATATTGACGCTG ccGGATCTGAAATGATAACTTCAACTCGACGCAATTCTTCAAAACAGAAGACAACAAATTCAAATg ATCCTTCAAAGTTGAACGATGCGACAATCGATGATGAAGAATTGTCTACTGAAAAAAACCCTGGTAACAATATTGACGCTG cgGAATCTGAAATGATAACTTCAACTCGACGCAATTCTTCAAAACAGAAGACGACAAATTCAAATG ATCCTTCAAAGTTGAACGATGCGACAATCGATGATGAAGAATTGTTTACTGAAAAAAACCCTGGTAACAATATTGACGCTG cCGAATCTGAAATGATAACTTCAACTCGACGCAATTCTTCAAAACAGAAGCCAACAAATTCAAATg AAACGTTGAAAGAAGATTTATCAGGGTCAAGGAAGAGAACAAGAACATCTTCGCGTGCAATTGGCACACAGACGGAAGAAGACACACAA CCTTCGTCAAGTCGCCAGCGCATACAAAAGCCTCTACTACCTTCTCTTCCATTTGGGCAACTTGTTGTCATTGATGAGAATGGAACTCCATGTAAACTTGTCACTATGTCAATAAACCCAAAATactttactaattttaataaatag
- the LOC125063019 gene encoding uncharacterized protein LOC125063019 isoform X13, whose translation MQSMSDNAIDKMSPEDRCNPVKAVKIGYPAICRAIVRAHRRQPAKSLIAMNTLSKIYQSEANEILKECSKLDRMLIRKNNPEAETESNSTVSIEKIMSGIKSARKESNVSEESTSEELLSWSRGNTEENKSSHKTLQPIIESTDGDIYEETPSMEDPSKLNDATIDDEELSTEKNPGNNIDAAESEMITSTRRNSSKQKTTNSNDPSKLNDATIDDEEFSTETNPGNNIDAAGSEMITSTRRNSSKQKTTNSNESISTTKGIAGTPSKVTKTSKLKINPSKLNDATIDDEELSTEKNPGNNIDAAESEMITSTRRNSSKQKPTNSNGSRKRTRTSSRAIGTQTEEDTQPSSSRQRIQKPLLPSLPFGQLVVIDENGTPCKLVTMSINPKYFTNFNK comes from the exons atgcagtCGATGTCTGACAATGCGATCGACAAAATGAGCCCTGAAGATCGTTGTAATCCGGTGAAAGCAGTGAAAATTGGTTATCCGGCAATATG TCGGGCAATCGTCCGAGCTCATCGTCGGCAACCTGCTAAAAGTTTAATTGCTATGAATACACTTTCTAAGATCTATCAATCAGAAGCTAACGAAATCCTCAAAG AGTGCAGCAAACTAGATCGAATGTTGATACGAAAAAATAATCCAGAAGCTGAAACTGAGAGTAATTCGACGGTGTCAATCGAAAAAATTATGTCTGGGATAAAATCGGCTCGAAAAGAATCTAATGTTAGTGAAGAATCGACTTCAGAGG AATTGCTGTCATGGAGCCGAGGTAATACGGAGGAAAATAAATCATCACATAAGACACTGCAACCCATCATAGAATCTACTGATGGTGACATATATGAAGAAACACCGTCAATGGAAG ATCCTTCAAAGTTGAATGATGCGACAATCGATGACGAAGAATTGTCTACTGAAAAAAACCCTGGTAACAATATTGACGCTG ccGAATCTGAAATGATAACTTCAACTCGACGCAATTCTTCAAAACAGAAGACGACAAATTCAAATg ATCCTTCAAAGTTGAACGATGCGACAATCGATGATGAAGAATTTTCTACTGAAACAAACCCTGGTAACAATATTGACGCTG ccGGATCTGAAATGATAACTTCAACTCGACGCAATTCTTCAAAACAGAAGACAACAAATTCAAATg AATCAATATCAACTACAAAAGGCATAGCTGGAACCCCTTCAAAAGTAACTAAGAcatcaaaactaaaaataa ATCCTTCAAAGTTGAACGATGCGACAATCGATGATGAAGAATTGTCTACTGAAAAAAACCCTGGTAACAATATTGACGCTG cCGAATCTGAAATGATAACTTCAACTCGACGCAATTCTTCAAAACAGAAGCCAACAAATTCAAATg GGTCAAGGAAGAGAACAAGAACATCTTCGCGTGCAATTGGCACACAGACGGAAGAAGACACACAA CCTTCGTCAAGTCGCCAGCGCATACAAAAGCCTCTACTACCTTCTCTTCCATTTGGGCAACTTGTTGTCATTGATGAGAATGGAACTCCATGTAAACTTGTCACTATGTCAATAAACCCAAAATactttactaattttaataaatag
- the LOC125063019 gene encoding uncharacterized protein LOC125063019 isoform X6 has product MQSMSDNAIDKMSPEDRCNPVKAVKIGYPAICRAIVRAHRRQPAKSLIAMNTLSKIYQSEANEILKECSKLDRMLIRKNNPEAETESNSTVSIEKIMSGIKSARKESNVSEESTSEELLSWSRGNTEENKSSHKTLQPIIESTDGDIYEETPSMEAESEMITSTRRNSSKQKTTNSNDPSKLNDATIDDEEFSTETNPGNNIDAAGSEMITSTRRNSSKQKTTNSNESISTTKGIAGTPSKVTKTSKLKINPSKLNDATIDDEELSTEKNPGNNIDAAESEMITSTRRNSSKQKTTNSNDPSKLNDATIDDEELFTEKNPGNNIDAAESEMITSTRRNSSKQKPTNSNETLKEDLSGSRKRTRTSSRAIGTQTEEDTQPSSSRQRIQKPLLPSLPFGQLVVIDENGTPCKLVTMSINPKYFTNFNK; this is encoded by the exons atgcagtCGATGTCTGACAATGCGATCGACAAAATGAGCCCTGAAGATCGTTGTAATCCGGTGAAAGCAGTGAAAATTGGTTATCCGGCAATATG TCGGGCAATCGTCCGAGCTCATCGTCGGCAACCTGCTAAAAGTTTAATTGCTATGAATACACTTTCTAAGATCTATCAATCAGAAGCTAACGAAATCCTCAAAG AGTGCAGCAAACTAGATCGAATGTTGATACGAAAAAATAATCCAGAAGCTGAAACTGAGAGTAATTCGACGGTGTCAATCGAAAAAATTATGTCTGGGATAAAATCGGCTCGAAAAGAATCTAATGTTAGTGAAGAATCGACTTCAGAGG AATTGCTGTCATGGAGCCGAGGTAATACGGAGGAAAATAAATCATCACATAAGACACTGCAACCCATCATAGAATCTACTGATGGTGACATATATGAAGAAACACCGTCAATGGAAG ccGAATCTGAAATGATAACTTCAACTCGACGCAATTCTTCAAAACAGAAGACGACAAATTCAAATg ATCCTTCAAAGTTGAACGATGCGACAATCGATGATGAAGAATTTTCTACTGAAACAAACCCTGGTAACAATATTGACGCTG ccGGATCTGAAATGATAACTTCAACTCGACGCAATTCTTCAAAACAGAAGACAACAAATTCAAATg AATCAATATCAACTACAAAAGGCATAGCTGGAACCCCTTCAAAAGTAACTAAGAcatcaaaactaaaaataa ATCCTTCAAAGTTGAACGATGCGACAATCGATGATGAAGAATTGTCTACTGAAAAAAACCCTGGTAACAATATTGACGCTG cgGAATCTGAAATGATAACTTCAACTCGACGCAATTCTTCAAAACAGAAGACGACAAATTCAAATG ATCCTTCAAAGTTGAACGATGCGACAATCGATGATGAAGAATTGTTTACTGAAAAAAACCCTGGTAACAATATTGACGCTG cCGAATCTGAAATGATAACTTCAACTCGACGCAATTCTTCAAAACAGAAGCCAACAAATTCAAATg AAACGTTGAAAGAAGATTTATCAGGGTCAAGGAAGAGAACAAGAACATCTTCGCGTGCAATTGGCACACAGACGGAAGAAGACACACAA CCTTCGTCAAGTCGCCAGCGCATACAAAAGCCTCTACTACCTTCTCTTCCATTTGGGCAACTTGTTGTCATTGATGAGAATGGAACTCCATGTAAACTTGTCACTATGTCAATAAACCCAAAATactttactaattttaataaatag
- the LOC125063019 gene encoding uncharacterized protein LOC125063019 isoform X4 gives MQSMSDNAIDKMSPEDRCNPVKAVKIGYPAICRAIVRAHRRQPAKSLIAMNTLSKIYQSEANEILKECSKLDRMLIRKNNPEAETESNSTVSIEKIMSGIKSARKESNVSEESTSEELLSWSRGNTEENKSSHKTLQPIIESTDGDIYEETPSMEDPSKLNDATIDDEELSTEKNPGNNIDAAESEMITSTRRNSSKQKTTNSNDPSKLNDATIDDEEFSTETNPGNNIDAAGSEMITSTRRNSSKQKTTNSNDPSKLNDATIDDEELSTEKNPGNNIDAAESEMITSTRRNSSKQKTTNSNDPSKLNDATIDDEELFTEKNPGNNIDAAESEMITSTRRNSSKQKPTNSNETLKEDLSGSRKRTRTSSRAIGTQTEEDTQPSSSRQRIQKPLLPSLPFGQLVVIDENGTPCKLVTMSINPKYFTNFNK, from the exons atgcagtCGATGTCTGACAATGCGATCGACAAAATGAGCCCTGAAGATCGTTGTAATCCGGTGAAAGCAGTGAAAATTGGTTATCCGGCAATATG TCGGGCAATCGTCCGAGCTCATCGTCGGCAACCTGCTAAAAGTTTAATTGCTATGAATACACTTTCTAAGATCTATCAATCAGAAGCTAACGAAATCCTCAAAG AGTGCAGCAAACTAGATCGAATGTTGATACGAAAAAATAATCCAGAAGCTGAAACTGAGAGTAATTCGACGGTGTCAATCGAAAAAATTATGTCTGGGATAAAATCGGCTCGAAAAGAATCTAATGTTAGTGAAGAATCGACTTCAGAGG AATTGCTGTCATGGAGCCGAGGTAATACGGAGGAAAATAAATCATCACATAAGACACTGCAACCCATCATAGAATCTACTGATGGTGACATATATGAAGAAACACCGTCAATGGAAG ATCCTTCAAAGTTGAATGATGCGACAATCGATGACGAAGAATTGTCTACTGAAAAAAACCCTGGTAACAATATTGACGCTG ccGAATCTGAAATGATAACTTCAACTCGACGCAATTCTTCAAAACAGAAGACGACAAATTCAAATg ATCCTTCAAAGTTGAACGATGCGACAATCGATGATGAAGAATTTTCTACTGAAACAAACCCTGGTAACAATATTGACGCTG ccGGATCTGAAATGATAACTTCAACTCGACGCAATTCTTCAAAACAGAAGACAACAAATTCAAATg ATCCTTCAAAGTTGAACGATGCGACAATCGATGATGAAGAATTGTCTACTGAAAAAAACCCTGGTAACAATATTGACGCTG cgGAATCTGAAATGATAACTTCAACTCGACGCAATTCTTCAAAACAGAAGACGACAAATTCAAATG ATCCTTCAAAGTTGAACGATGCGACAATCGATGATGAAGAATTGTTTACTGAAAAAAACCCTGGTAACAATATTGACGCTG cCGAATCTGAAATGATAACTTCAACTCGACGCAATTCTTCAAAACAGAAGCCAACAAATTCAAATg AAACGTTGAAAGAAGATTTATCAGGGTCAAGGAAGAGAACAAGAACATCTTCGCGTGCAATTGGCACACAGACGGAAGAAGACACACAA CCTTCGTCAAGTCGCCAGCGCATACAAAAGCCTCTACTACCTTCTCTTCCATTTGGGCAACTTGTTGTCATTGATGAGAATGGAACTCCATGTAAACTTGTCACTATGTCAATAAACCCAAAATactttactaattttaataaatag
- the LOC125063019 gene encoding uncharacterized protein LOC125063019 isoform X1 yields the protein MQSMSDNAIDKMSPEDRCNPVKAVKIGYPAICRAIVRAHRRQPAKSLIAMNTLSKIYQSEANEILKECSKLDRMLIRKNNPEAETESNSTVSIEKIMSGIKSARKESNVSEESTSEELLSWSRGNTEENKSSHKTLQPIIESTDGDIYEETPSMEDPSKLNDATIDDEELSTEKNPGNNIDAAESEMITSTRRNSSKQKTTNSNDPSKLNDATIDDEEFSTETNPGNNIDAAGSEMITSTRRNSSKQKTTNSNESISTTKGIAGTPSKVTKTSKLKINPSKLNDATIDDEELSTEKNPGNNIDAAESEMITSTRRNSSKQKTTNSNDPSKLNDATIDDEELFTEKNPGNNIDAAESEMITSTRRNSSKQKPTNSNETLKEDLSGSRKRTRTSSRAIGTQTEEDTQPSSSRQRIQKPLLPSLPFGQLVVIDENGTPCKLVTMSINPKYFTNFNK from the exons atgcagtCGATGTCTGACAATGCGATCGACAAAATGAGCCCTGAAGATCGTTGTAATCCGGTGAAAGCAGTGAAAATTGGTTATCCGGCAATATG TCGGGCAATCGTCCGAGCTCATCGTCGGCAACCTGCTAAAAGTTTAATTGCTATGAATACACTTTCTAAGATCTATCAATCAGAAGCTAACGAAATCCTCAAAG AGTGCAGCAAACTAGATCGAATGTTGATACGAAAAAATAATCCAGAAGCTGAAACTGAGAGTAATTCGACGGTGTCAATCGAAAAAATTATGTCTGGGATAAAATCGGCTCGAAAAGAATCTAATGTTAGTGAAGAATCGACTTCAGAGG AATTGCTGTCATGGAGCCGAGGTAATACGGAGGAAAATAAATCATCACATAAGACACTGCAACCCATCATAGAATCTACTGATGGTGACATATATGAAGAAACACCGTCAATGGAAG ATCCTTCAAAGTTGAATGATGCGACAATCGATGACGAAGAATTGTCTACTGAAAAAAACCCTGGTAACAATATTGACGCTG ccGAATCTGAAATGATAACTTCAACTCGACGCAATTCTTCAAAACAGAAGACGACAAATTCAAATg ATCCTTCAAAGTTGAACGATGCGACAATCGATGATGAAGAATTTTCTACTGAAACAAACCCTGGTAACAATATTGACGCTG ccGGATCTGAAATGATAACTTCAACTCGACGCAATTCTTCAAAACAGAAGACAACAAATTCAAATg AATCAATATCAACTACAAAAGGCATAGCTGGAACCCCTTCAAAAGTAACTAAGAcatcaaaactaaaaataa ATCCTTCAAAGTTGAACGATGCGACAATCGATGATGAAGAATTGTCTACTGAAAAAAACCCTGGTAACAATATTGACGCTG cgGAATCTGAAATGATAACTTCAACTCGACGCAATTCTTCAAAACAGAAGACGACAAATTCAAATG ATCCTTCAAAGTTGAACGATGCGACAATCGATGATGAAGAATTGTTTACTGAAAAAAACCCTGGTAACAATATTGACGCTG cCGAATCTGAAATGATAACTTCAACTCGACGCAATTCTTCAAAACAGAAGCCAACAAATTCAAATg AAACGTTGAAAGAAGATTTATCAGGGTCAAGGAAGAGAACAAGAACATCTTCGCGTGCAATTGGCACACAGACGGAAGAAGACACACAA CCTTCGTCAAGTCGCCAGCGCATACAAAAGCCTCTACTACCTTCTCTTCCATTTGGGCAACTTGTTGTCATTGATGAGAATGGAACTCCATGTAAACTTGTCACTATGTCAATAAACCCAAAATactttactaattttaataaatag
- the LOC125063019 gene encoding caveolae-associated protein 4-like isoform X14, which yields MQSMSDNAIDKMSPEDRCNPVKAVKIGYPAICRAIVRAHRRQPAKSLIAMNTLSKIYQSEANEILKECSKLDRMLIRKNNPEAETESNSTVSIEKIMSGIKSARKESNVSEESTSEELLSWSRGNTEENKSSHKTLQPIIESTDGDIYEETPSMEDPSKLNDATIDDEELSTEKNPGNNIDAAESEMITSTRRNSSKQKTTNSNDPSKLNDATIDDEEFSTETNPGNNIDAAGSEMITSTRRNSSKQKTTNSNDPSKLNDATIDDEELSTEKNPGNNIDAAESEMITSTRRNSSKQKPTNSNETLKEDLSGSRKRTRTSSRAIGTQTEEDTQPSSSRQRIQKPLLPSLPFGQLVVIDENGTPCKLVTMSINPKYFTNFNK from the exons atgcagtCGATGTCTGACAATGCGATCGACAAAATGAGCCCTGAAGATCGTTGTAATCCGGTGAAAGCAGTGAAAATTGGTTATCCGGCAATATG TCGGGCAATCGTCCGAGCTCATCGTCGGCAACCTGCTAAAAGTTTAATTGCTATGAATACACTTTCTAAGATCTATCAATCAGAAGCTAACGAAATCCTCAAAG AGTGCAGCAAACTAGATCGAATGTTGATACGAAAAAATAATCCAGAAGCTGAAACTGAGAGTAATTCGACGGTGTCAATCGAAAAAATTATGTCTGGGATAAAATCGGCTCGAAAAGAATCTAATGTTAGTGAAGAATCGACTTCAGAGG AATTGCTGTCATGGAGCCGAGGTAATACGGAGGAAAATAAATCATCACATAAGACACTGCAACCCATCATAGAATCTACTGATGGTGACATATATGAAGAAACACCGTCAATGGAAG ATCCTTCAAAGTTGAATGATGCGACAATCGATGACGAAGAATTGTCTACTGAAAAAAACCCTGGTAACAATATTGACGCTG ccGAATCTGAAATGATAACTTCAACTCGACGCAATTCTTCAAAACAGAAGACGACAAATTCAAATg ATCCTTCAAAGTTGAACGATGCGACAATCGATGATGAAGAATTTTCTACTGAAACAAACCCTGGTAACAATATTGACGCTG ccGGATCTGAAATGATAACTTCAACTCGACGCAATTCTTCAAAACAGAAGACAACAAATTCAAATg ATCCTTCAAAGTTGAACGATGCGACAATCGATGATGAAGAATTGTCTACTGAAAAAAACCCTGGTAACAATATTGACGCTG cCGAATCTGAAATGATAACTTCAACTCGACGCAATTCTTCAAAACAGAAGCCAACAAATTCAAATg AAACGTTGAAAGAAGATTTATCAGGGTCAAGGAAGAGAACAAGAACATCTTCGCGTGCAATTGGCACACAGACGGAAGAAGACACACAA CCTTCGTCAAGTCGCCAGCGCATACAAAAGCCTCTACTACCTTCTCTTCCATTTGGGCAACTTGTTGTCATTGATGAGAATGGAACTCCATGTAAACTTGTCACTATGTCAATAAACCCAAAATactttactaattttaataaatag
- the LOC125063019 gene encoding caveolae-associated protein 4-like isoform X8 has protein sequence MQSMSDNAIDKMSPEDRCNPVKAVKIGYPAICRAIVRAHRRQPAKSLIAMNTLSKIYQSEANEILKECSKLDRMLIRKNNPEAETESNSTVSIEKIMSGIKSARKESNVSEESTSEELLSWSRGNTEENKSSHKTLQPIIESTDGDIYEETPSMEDPSKLNDATIDDEELSTEKNPGNNIDAAESEMITSTRRNSSKQKTTNSNDPSKLNDATIDDEEFSTETNPGNNIDAAGSEMITSTRRNSSKQKTTNSNESISTTKGIAGTPSKVTKTSKLKINPSKLNDATIDDEELSTEKNPGNNIDAAESEMITSTRRNSSKQKPTNSNETLKEDLSGSRKRTRTSSRAIGTQTEEDTQPSSSRQRIQKPLLPSLPFGQLVVIDENGTPCKLVTMSINPKYFTNFNK, from the exons atgcagtCGATGTCTGACAATGCGATCGACAAAATGAGCCCTGAAGATCGTTGTAATCCGGTGAAAGCAGTGAAAATTGGTTATCCGGCAATATG TCGGGCAATCGTCCGAGCTCATCGTCGGCAACCTGCTAAAAGTTTAATTGCTATGAATACACTTTCTAAGATCTATCAATCAGAAGCTAACGAAATCCTCAAAG AGTGCAGCAAACTAGATCGAATGTTGATACGAAAAAATAATCCAGAAGCTGAAACTGAGAGTAATTCGACGGTGTCAATCGAAAAAATTATGTCTGGGATAAAATCGGCTCGAAAAGAATCTAATGTTAGTGAAGAATCGACTTCAGAGG AATTGCTGTCATGGAGCCGAGGTAATACGGAGGAAAATAAATCATCACATAAGACACTGCAACCCATCATAGAATCTACTGATGGTGACATATATGAAGAAACACCGTCAATGGAAG ATCCTTCAAAGTTGAATGATGCGACAATCGATGACGAAGAATTGTCTACTGAAAAAAACCCTGGTAACAATATTGACGCTG ccGAATCTGAAATGATAACTTCAACTCGACGCAATTCTTCAAAACAGAAGACGACAAATTCAAATg ATCCTTCAAAGTTGAACGATGCGACAATCGATGATGAAGAATTTTCTACTGAAACAAACCCTGGTAACAATATTGACGCTG ccGGATCTGAAATGATAACTTCAACTCGACGCAATTCTTCAAAACAGAAGACAACAAATTCAAATg AATCAATATCAACTACAAAAGGCATAGCTGGAACCCCTTCAAAAGTAACTAAGAcatcaaaactaaaaataa ATCCTTCAAAGTTGAACGATGCGACAATCGATGATGAAGAATTGTCTACTGAAAAAAACCCTGGTAACAATATTGACGCTG cCGAATCTGAAATGATAACTTCAACTCGACGCAATTCTTCAAAACAGAAGCCAACAAATTCAAATg AAACGTTGAAAGAAGATTTATCAGGGTCAAGGAAGAGAACAAGAACATCTTCGCGTGCAATTGGCACACAGACGGAAGAAGACACACAA CCTTCGTCAAGTCGCCAGCGCATACAAAAGCCTCTACTACCTTCTCTTCCATTTGGGCAACTTGTTGTCATTGATGAGAATGGAACTCCATGTAAACTTGTCACTATGTCAATAAACCCAAAATactttactaattttaataaatag